A stretch of Pseudomonas sp. LS.1a DNA encodes these proteins:
- a CDS encoding ATPase → MKTGMIAALLALLAALGGCASPAATDTLPYGHFYSATAISSVALAPGQRVAVLLGRDTTATLEYLDSHRTQAAAKAQGKRVPVATLSSESQAYDWLARSLAQQFADVTFYDDLDTLLGDHPDVIVLLDTESRLASADIESRVVARFFDDQLTYIGRAEGRASKRLGDVARVVEDERAVQADALRDFDDSLQALLKRRV, encoded by the coding sequence ATGAAAACCGGCATGATCGCTGCCCTGCTCGCCTTGCTGGCCGCCCTTGGCGGTTGTGCCAGCCCGGCCGCTACCGACACGCTGCCCTATGGGCACTTCTATTCGGCCACGGCCATTTCCAGCGTCGCCCTGGCCCCCGGCCAACGGGTGGCGGTGCTGCTGGGGCGTGACACCACAGCGACCCTCGAATACCTCGATAGCCATCGCACCCAGGCCGCCGCCAAGGCCCAGGGCAAGCGCGTCCCGGTGGCGACCTTGAGCAGCGAGAGCCAGGCGTATGACTGGCTGGCGCGGTCACTGGCACAGCAGTTCGCCGACGTGACTTTCTATGACGACCTCGACACGCTGCTGGGCGACCACCCGGATGTGATCGTGCTGCTGGACACCGAAAGCCGTTTGGCCAGTGCCGATATCGAAAGCCGGGTGGTGGCGCGTTTTTTCGATGACCAGCTGACCTATATCGGCCGGGCTGAAGGGCGGGCTAGCAAGCGCCTGGGCGATGTGGCACGGGTGGTCGAGGATGAGCGTGCGGTACAGGCGGATGCACTGCGGGACTTTGACGATTCGTTGCAGGCTCTATTGAAGAGGCGCGTTTGA
- the catA gene encoding catechol 1,2-dioxygenase — protein MTVKISHTADVQAFFKEVAGLGHAEGNPRFKQIVLRVLQDTARLIEDLEITEDEFWHAVDYLNRLGARNEAGLLAAGLGIEHFLDLLQDAKDAEAGLSGGTPRTIEGPLYVAGAPLAQGEVRMDDGSDPGVVMFLQGQVFDADGKPLAGATVDLWHANTQGTYSYFDSTQSEYNLRRRIITDAEGRYRARSIVPSGYGCDPQGPTQECLDLLGRHGQRPAHVHFFISAPGHRHLTTQINFAGDQYLWDDFAYATRDGLIGELRFVEDAAAARDRGVQGERFAELAFDFHLQAAKAPDAEARSHRPRALQNS, from the coding sequence ATGACCGTGAAAATTTCCCACACTGCCGATGTTCAGGCGTTCTTCAAGGAAGTGGCCGGCCTGGGCCATGCCGAAGGCAACCCACGCTTCAAGCAGATCGTCCTGCGTGTGCTGCAGGACACTGCGCGGTTGATCGAAGACCTGGAAATCACCGAGGATGAGTTCTGGCATGCCGTCGACTACCTCAACCGCCTGGGTGCCCGTAACGAAGCCGGCCTGCTGGCTGCGGGCCTGGGCATCGAGCACTTCCTCGACCTGCTGCAGGACGCCAAGGACGCCGAGGCCGGGCTGAGCGGCGGTACCCCGCGCACCATCGAAGGCCCGCTGTATGTGGCGGGGGCGCCGCTGGCGCAAGGCGAAGTGCGCATGGACGACGGCAGCGACCCGGGCGTGGTGATGTTCCTCCAGGGCCAGGTGTTCGACGCCGACGGCAAGCCGTTGGCCGGCGCCACTGTCGACCTGTGGCACGCCAACACCCAGGGCACCTATTCATACTTCGACTCGACCCAGTCCGAGTACAACCTGCGCCGGCGCATCATCACCGATGCCGAAGGGCGCTACCGCGCGCGTTCCATCGTGCCGTCGGGGTACGGCTGCGACCCGCAGGGGCCAACCCAGGAGTGCCTGGACCTGCTCGGCCGCCACGGCCAGCGCCCGGCGCACGTGCACTTCTTCATCTCGGCGCCGGGGCACCGCCATTTGACCACGCAGATCAACTTTGCCGGTGACCAGTACCTGTGGGATGACTTTGCCTATGCCACCCGTGACGGGCTGATCGGCGAGCTGCGCTTTGTCGAGGATGCTGCGGCGGCGCGTGATCGCGGCGTACAGGGCGAGCGCTTTGCCGAGCTGGCGTTCGACTTTCACCTGCAGGCGGCCAAGGCGCCGGACGCCGAGGCGCGCAGCCACCGCCCGCGTGCGTTGCAAAACAGCTGA
- a CDS encoding DMT family transporter — translation MSSSTPLSGVNQPLRGIALVVVATFLFASHDALSKFLGGLYPIIMVVWARYVVHTLLMASIFLPKAGLNVLRTRRPLLQTLRALSLLSTSLLFTTGLQYLPLAEATAVNFLAPVLVTALSAPLLKERVTVGQWVAVVMGFIGVLVVVHPGGAMFTPAILYPFGSALGFCFYQLLTRILAAHDSPTTSNFYAGLCNTLAMSALVPFFWEMPRWDHALLMLALGGFGMTAHLLLTQAFRHAAPALLAPFSYCQIVFAGLLGLVVYSQVPDTLSLVGISVICLSGLGAAWMQRGK, via the coding sequence ATGAGTTCCAGCACACCGCTGTCCGGAGTCAACCAACCCCTGCGCGGCATCGCCCTGGTGGTGGTGGCGACGTTCCTGTTCGCCAGTCACGATGCCCTGTCCAAGTTCCTCGGCGGCCTGTACCCGATCATCATGGTGGTGTGGGCGCGGTATGTGGTGCACACGTTGCTGATGGCCAGCATTTTCCTGCCCAAGGCCGGGCTCAACGTGCTGCGCACCCGCCGGCCGTTGTTGCAGACGTTACGTGCCCTGAGCCTGCTGAGTACCAGCCTGCTGTTCACCACCGGTCTGCAGTACCTGCCGCTGGCCGAGGCCACGGCGGTCAACTTCCTCGCCCCGGTGCTGGTCACCGCGCTGTCGGCGCCGCTGCTGAAGGAGCGGGTGACGGTGGGGCAGTGGGTGGCGGTGGTGATGGGCTTCATCGGCGTGCTGGTGGTGGTGCACCCGGGCGGGGCGATGTTTACCCCAGCCATCCTGTATCCGTTCGGTTCGGCGCTGGGCTTCTGCTTCTATCAGTTGCTGACGCGGATCCTGGCTGCGCATGACAGTCCGACCACCAGCAACTTCTATGCGGGGTTGTGCAACACCCTGGCGATGAGTGCGCTGGTGCCGTTCTTCTGGGAGATGCCGCGTTGGGACCATGCGCTGCTGATGCTGGCGCTGGGTGGCTTTGGCATGACTGCGCACCTGCTGCTGACCCAGGCCTTCCGCCATGCGGCACCGGCGTTGCTGGCACCGTTCAGCTATTGCCAGATCGTGTTTGCCGGGTTGCTTGGGTTGGTTGTCTACAGCCAGGTGCCGGATACCCTGAGCCTGGTGGGCATCTCGGTGATCTGCCTGAGCGGGCTGGGGGCGGCGTGGATGCAGCGGGGCAAGTGA
- a CDS encoding LysR family transcriptional regulator: MNRNDLRRVDMNLLVLFEALMIERNLTRVGEKLFITQPTVSAALARLRELFDDPLLIRNGRAMEPTPRAMQIFAELGPAMDVISTAISRAREFDPANSCNVFRLGLSDDAEFGLFPALLQALREEAPNISVVVRRANFLLMPGLLASGEISVGVSYTTDLPATAKRRKLRDIGVRVLRADDRPGPLTLDEYCARPHVMVSFSGDMSGNIDLDLARIGRCRKVVLAVPQFGSLRALLRNTEMIATVPDYAACALADDGSLRADPAPFEITEAELSMVWSGAQDNDPAERWLRERILQFMATR; the protein is encoded by the coding sequence ATGAACCGCAACGACCTGCGCCGCGTCGACATGAACCTGCTGGTACTGTTCGAAGCCCTGATGATCGAACGCAACCTGACCCGGGTCGGCGAAAAGCTGTTCATCACCCAGCCCACCGTCAGCGCCGCCCTCGCCCGCCTGCGCGAACTGTTCGACGACCCGCTGCTGATCCGCAACGGCCGGGCCATGGAGCCCACGCCACGGGCCATGCAGATCTTCGCCGAGCTGGGGCCGGCGATGGACGTGATTTCCACCGCCATCAGCCGCGCCCGTGAGTTCGACCCGGCCAACAGCTGCAACGTGTTCCGCCTGGGCCTGTCGGACGATGCCGAATTCGGCCTGTTCCCTGCCCTGTTACAGGCCCTGCGCGAAGAGGCCCCGAACATCAGCGTGGTGGTGCGCCGGGCCAACTTCCTGCTGATGCCGGGGCTGCTGGCCAGCGGCGAGATCTCGGTGGGCGTGAGCTACACCACAGACCTGCCGGCCACCGCCAAGCGCCGCAAGCTGCGCGACATCGGCGTGCGGGTGCTGCGCGCCGATGACCGCCCGGGCCCGCTGACCCTCGACGAATACTGCGCCCGCCCGCATGTGATGGTGTCGTTCTCCGGCGACATGAGCGGCAATATCGACCTTGACCTGGCGCGCATCGGCCGCTGCCGCAAGGTGGTGCTGGCGGTGCCGCAGTTCGGCAGCCTGCGCGCCCTGCTGCGCAACACCGAGATGATCGCCACGGTGCCGGACTACGCCGCCTGCGCCCTGGCCGACGACGGCAGCCTGCGCGCCGACCCGGCACCGTTCGAGATCACCGAAGCCGAACTGTCGATGGTCTGGAGCGGCGCCCAGGACAACGACCCGGCCGAGCGCTGGCTGCGCGAACGCATCCTGCAGTTCATGGCCACGCGGTGA
- a CDS encoding GNAT family N-acetyltransferase, whose amino-acid sequence MLPIELLATTADQAPLIRNLYQFYAYESSDWEQEDVEVDGRFYIHDEHLQRYWQADGWGAYLVLADGFIAGFVLVERSELPGIDAFELADLFILKKYRRQGIGRAVALQLLGGEGDWLLRCYAQDAPAVAFCKAVLAGLSRPAQAIALDDEPALLNFLVTGGRHRRTSG is encoded by the coding sequence ATGCTGCCCATCGAACTGCTGGCGACCACCGCCGACCAGGCTCCGCTGATTCGCAACCTCTACCAGTTCTACGCCTACGAGTCCTCCGACTGGGAACAGGAAGACGTGGAAGTGGACGGCCGCTTCTATATCCATGACGAACACCTGCAACGTTACTGGCAGGCCGATGGCTGGGGCGCGTACCTGGTGTTGGCAGATGGCTTCATCGCCGGCTTCGTACTGGTTGAACGCAGCGAGCTGCCGGGTATCGACGCGTTCGAACTGGCCGATCTGTTCATCCTGAAAAAGTACCGCCGCCAGGGCATCGGCCGGGCGGTGGCGTTGCAGCTGCTGGGCGGCGAGGGCGACTGGCTGTTGCGCTGTTACGCACAGGACGCGCCTGCCGTGGCCTTCTGCAAGGCCGTATTGGCCGGGCTATCGCGCCCGGCGCAGGCGATAGCCCTGGATGACGAACCGGCCTTGCTCAATTTCCTGGTGACGGGCGGGCGGCACCGGCGAACGAGCGGTTGA
- a CDS encoding aldo/keto reductase, protein MQRLTTRNGLNLPAIGLGTWPMTGSECTQAVRQALEVGYRHIDTATAYDNEAAVGQALRDSDVPREQIHLTTKVWWDRLAPKAMRQSLEDSLRALGTEQVDLFYIHWPGQDWDLARSIETLVALRDEGKARSIGVANFPLGLLRQVVETLGAPLSAIQVEYHVLLGQQPLLDYARRHDLLLTAYTPLARGQAAAQPVIQAIARKHGVLPSQVALKWLLDQDGVAVIPKAGSRENQLANLAALNVQLDDEDRMAIAGLPKDQRVVSPAFAPDWNS, encoded by the coding sequence ATGCAAAGGCTCACCACCCGTAACGGCCTGAACCTGCCCGCGATCGGCCTGGGCACCTGGCCAATGACTGGCAGCGAGTGCACCCAGGCCGTGCGCCAGGCGCTTGAAGTGGGTTACCGGCACATCGACACCGCCACTGCCTATGACAATGAAGCCGCCGTCGGCCAGGCCCTGCGCGACAGCGACGTGCCACGCGAGCAGATTCACCTGACCACCAAGGTGTGGTGGGATCGCCTGGCGCCCAAGGCCATGCGCCAGTCGCTGGAGGACAGCCTGCGCGCGCTGGGGACCGAGCAGGTCGACCTGTTCTACATCCACTGGCCCGGCCAGGACTGGGACCTGGCCCGCAGCATCGAAACCCTGGTAGCACTGCGTGACGAGGGCAAGGCGCGCAGCATCGGCGTGGCCAACTTCCCGCTGGGGTTGCTGCGCCAGGTGGTGGAAACCCTGGGCGCGCCATTGTCGGCGATCCAGGTGGAATACCACGTGCTACTCGGCCAGCAACCGCTGCTGGACTATGCCCGCCGCCACGACCTGCTGCTCACCGCCTACACCCCGCTGGCCCGTGGGCAGGCGGCGGCGCAGCCGGTGATCCAGGCGATTGCCCGCAAACATGGCGTACTGCCCAGCCAGGTGGCGCTGAAGTGGTTGCTGGACCAGGACGGCGTGGCGGTGATCCCCAAGGCCGGCAGCCGCGAGAACCAGCTGGCCAACCTGGCGGCGTTGAACGTGCAACTGGATGACGAGGACCGCATGGCGATTGCCGGGTTGCCGAAGGACCAGCGGGTGGTGAGCCCGGCGTTTGCGCCAGACTGGAACAGCTGA